CGGCCGCGCGCATCGCCGTCTCCAATCGCCGCGACGAGATCGGTCGCGCCGAGCTAGAGCTTGATCGCATGCAGGCCGACCTCCTGGCGGCCCTTGCCTCGAAGGCGCGGCTCGCCGCTCTGGGTGAGGCGGTCGCCAAGATCAATCACGATCTGCGCAACATGCTGACCAGCGCCCAGATGGCGTCCGACCGTCTGGCGGCGCTAGGCGACCCCAAGGTGGCTCAAGCCCTGCCGCGTCTGGAACGCGCTCTGGACCGCGCTATCAACCTGGCCTCCGACGTGATGGCCTATGGGAAATCGCGGGAACCGGAGCCAGTGGCTCGGGTGATCCCGCTCCGGCCGGCGCTGGACATGGCCGCAGAGGACGCCGGCCTCACCCCGGCGGGCGTCAGCCTGGAGACCGTCATCGGTCCGCGCGAGCAGGTGCTGGCTGATCCAGATCAACTGCATCGCATCCTGACCAACCTGCTGCGCAACGCGCGCGAGGCCATTGAAGGCGCGCCGGATCGCGGCGGCAAGGGCAAGGTGTTCATCGAACTGCGGCGGGCGGACGGGGGCAGCGTCCTGCGCCTGTCCGACGACGGTCCGGGCGTTCCTGAGCGGGCCCGCGCCAACCTGTTCCAGCCGTTCGTGGGCTCGGTGCGACGGGGGGGGACGGGACTTGGCCTGGCCATCGCCCGCGAATTGGCCCAGGGGCACGGTGGGGACCTCGTGCTGGTGGAAACCGGACCCGGGGGTTCGGTGTTCGATCTTACCCTGTCCGGCGCACCGGATCCCTTACCCGAGGCGCCGCAGGAGCCGGGCCACCGAGCCGCCGACGCCTAGGCCCTATTTTTACACTTGGAGCGCGTTCGAGCGGTTTAACCGCGTACACTTAAACCTAACGCGCTCTTGAGGAGGCCCCAAAATGGCCACGACCTGGACCATCGCTGTGAAGCTCGGCGCCTCGCCAGACAGCGCACCGATACACGAGATCACGGTCGACGCGCC
The DNA window shown above is from Caulobacter sp. FWC26 and carries:
- a CDS encoding sensor histidine kinase encodes the protein MVEPGSPSEDENPRPRRRFPWPGGLSARLLLFTAIVVNFGGLLILPPALAAYEEQWLLDRVRAGELASTIAESDPELRVSDAVASQMFDQAGAVTVAVQVDGARRLVLPPKQPFETPYLVDLRRQNPGSWLAAPFFTLTSPKGAMVRVMAEPRFRKAEFIEVVLPDAPLKAKLVAYFWQLAGVTIFVATLAGVLVYAFLNIFLVRPMQRITRAMEAFRSDPDDPAARIAVSNRRDEIGRAELELDRMQADLLAALASKARLAALGEAVAKINHDLRNMLTSAQMASDRLAALGDPKVAQALPRLERALDRAINLASDVMAYGKSREPEPVARVIPLRPALDMAAEDAGLTPAGVSLETVIGPREQVLADPDQLHRILTNLLRNAREAIEGAPDRGGKGKVFIELRRADGGSVLRLSDDGPGVPERARANLFQPFVGSVRRGGTGLGLAIARELAQGHGGDLVLVETGPGGSVFDLTLSGAPDPLPEAPQEPGHRAADA